One genomic window of Grus americana isolate bGruAme1 chromosome 29, bGruAme1.mat, whole genome shotgun sequence includes the following:
- the AQP10 gene encoding aquaporin-10 encodes MGTASFLKSAQALLRIRNQLVRECLAELLAVFVLILITLSGSAQMVTSSSTKGNVLTAYLAGALAVMVAIHTAGGVSGAHLNPAFSLAMCLLEQFPWWKFPIFVAVQTLGAFVSAGAVYALYYDAIWHYSNGTLAASGPRETASIFATYPADYLSLSNGFLDQVMGTALLIVGILAILDTRNKAVPKGLEPVAVALLVFSIEVSMGSNCGCPMNPARDFGPRLFTFVAGWGVEVFSRGNGWWWVPVVAPLLGATVGSALYQLLVAFHHPAEEGDPPAEQNSVVLDNVAVPPDAKTSPGEKDTRGMLPQKK; translated from the exons ATGGGCACCGCTTCCTTCTTGAAGAGCGCCCAGGCTCTGCTCCGCATTCGGAACCAGCTGGTGCGGGAGTgcctggctgagctgctggccGTCTTTGTGCTCATT ctgatcACCTTGAGCGGCTCGGCACAGATGGTCACCAGCTCCAGTACAAAGGGGAACGTCCTCACCGCCTACCTGGCGGGCGCCCTGGCTGTCATGGTGGCTATCCACACGGCAGGGGGAGTCTCTG GGGCCCACCTGAACCCGGCATTCTCCCTCGCCATGTGCCTGCTGGAGCAGTTTCCCTGGTGGAAGTTTCCCATCTTTGTGGCCGTGCAGACCTTGGGAGCTTTCGTGTCCGCTGGAGCCGTCTACGCCCTCTACTACG ACGCTATCTGGCACTACAGCAATGGGACCCTTGCCGCCTCCGGCCCCCGGGAAACCGCCTCCATCTTTGCTACCTACCCCGCTGACTACCTCTCCCTCTCCAATGGCTTCTTGGaccag GTGATGGGCACAGCGCTGCTGATTGTGGGCATCCTGGCCATCCTGGACACCCGCAACAAGGCGGTCCCCAAGGGCCTGGAGCCGGTGGCCGTGGCCCTGCTGGTGTTCTCCATCGAGGTCTCCATGGGTTCCAACTGCGGCTGCCCCATGAACCCTGCACGGGATTTTGGACCCCGGCTCTTCACCTTCGTGGCGGGTTGGGGCGTGGAGGTCTTCAG CAGGGGCAATGGGTGGTGGTGGGTGCCAGTGGTGGCACCGCTGCTGGGGGCCACTGTGGGCTCAGCCCTTTACCAGCTCCTCGTGGCTTTCCACCACCCGGCGGAGGAGGGTGACCCACCGGCCGAGCAGAACTCCGTGGTCCTTGACAACGTCGCCGTGCCCCCAGACGCCAAGACGTCACCTGGGGAGAAGGACACCAGGGGGATGCTGCCCCAGAAGAAGTGA
- the HAX1 gene encoding HCLS1-associated protein X-1 isoform X2, whose amino-acid sequence MSFYDAFRGFFGFPGRRRPRDPLIGGSAWNEEEEEEEEDDGPSLAQPPQDFAFGFSPGGSRGAFQDLFRDVGEFLGFFGGAWAGPPQPFEPPVPGPSEGQPLRDSMLKHPDSPAPSASLGDPERASDPARPWRPFLGLEDVRPAPPGLKEDQDLDSQVSSAGLGTILRPDEPESHSYFQSISVTKVTLPDGAVEERRTVQDSQGRQETTVTRRRGDQAFITTTKEDGQSKDYREEVVNMDDRELAQFAGTWPRQDELYAPNLSDPSSVLGSFFRRWFSSW is encoded by the exons ATGAGCTTTTACGACGCGTTTCGCGGCTTCTTCGGGTTCCCGGGGCGACGCAG GCCCCGGGACCCGCTCATCGGCGGCTCGGCGTGGAacgaagaggaggaggaggaggaggaggatgacgGCCCGTCCCTGGCGCAGCCCCCCCAGGACTTCGCTTTCGGCTTCAGCCCCGGCGGGTCCCGCGGCGCCTTCCAGGATCTGTTCCGGGATGTGGGCGAATTCCTGGGCTTCTTCGGGGGGGCCTGGGCCGGGCCCCCGCAGCCCTTCG agccccccgTGCCCGGCCCCAGTGAGGGGCAGCCGCTGCGGGACTCCATGCTGAAGCACCCAGacagccccgctcccagcgcGTCCCTGGGGGACCCCGAGCGCGCCAGTGACCCGGCCCGGCCCTGGAGACCCTTCCTGGGG CTGGAAGACGTTCGCCCGGCTCCTCCTGGCCTCAAGGAAGACCAAG ACCTGGACTCCCAGGTCTCCTCCGCTGGGTTGGGGACCATCCTGAGACCGGACGAGCCCGAGTCCCACTCTTACTTCCAGAGCATCTCCGTCACCAAAGTGACTCTCCCTGATGGG GCGGTGGAGGAGCGCCGGACCGTGCAGGACAGCCAGGGCCGCCAGGAGACAACGGTGACCCGACGGAGGGGTGACCAGGCCTtcatcaccaccaccaaagaGGACGGGCAGAGCAAGGACTACCGGGAGGAGGTGGTCAACATGGATGACC ggGAGCTGGCGCAGTTTGCGGGCACGTGGCCACGGCAAGACGAGCTCTACGCTCCCAACCTGAGTGACCCCTCATCCGTGCTGGGCAGCTTCTTCCGACGCTGGTTCTCGAGCTGGTAG
- the HAX1 gene encoding HCLS1-associated protein X-1 isoform X1: MWAGARWLPGVPRTARAWRPRREAPEPPRACGGRTERLQPTESLWRGSARPRDPLIGGSAWNEEEEEEEEDDGPSLAQPPQDFAFGFSPGGSRGAFQDLFRDVGEFLGFFGGAWAGPPQPFEPPVPGPSEGQPLRDSMLKHPDSPAPSASLGDPERASDPARPWRPFLGLEDVRPAPPGLKEDQDLDSQVSSAGLGTILRPDEPESHSYFQSISVTKVTLPDGAVEERRTVQDSQGRQETTVTRRRGDQAFITTTKEDGQSKDYREEVVNMDDRELAQFAGTWPRQDELYAPNLSDPSSVLGSFFRRWFSSW; this comes from the exons ATGTGGGCCGGAGCCCGCTGGCTCCCGGGGGTCCCGAGGACCGCTCGGGCCTGGCGGCCGAGGCGAGAGGCCCCAGAGCCGCCCCGGGCCTGCGGCGGCCGGACGGAAAGGCTCCAGCCTACGGAAAGCCTTTGGCGGGGATCTGCGAG GCCCCGGGACCCGCTCATCGGCGGCTCGGCGTGGAacgaagaggaggaggaggaggaggaggatgacgGCCCGTCCCTGGCGCAGCCCCCCCAGGACTTCGCTTTCGGCTTCAGCCCCGGCGGGTCCCGCGGCGCCTTCCAGGATCTGTTCCGGGATGTGGGCGAATTCCTGGGCTTCTTCGGGGGGGCCTGGGCCGGGCCCCCGCAGCCCTTCG agccccccgTGCCCGGCCCCAGTGAGGGGCAGCCGCTGCGGGACTCCATGCTGAAGCACCCAGacagccccgctcccagcgcGTCCCTGGGGGACCCCGAGCGCGCCAGTGACCCGGCCCGGCCCTGGAGACCCTTCCTGGGG CTGGAAGACGTTCGCCCGGCTCCTCCTGGCCTCAAGGAAGACCAAG ACCTGGACTCCCAGGTCTCCTCCGCTGGGTTGGGGACCATCCTGAGACCGGACGAGCCCGAGTCCCACTCTTACTTCCAGAGCATCTCCGTCACCAAAGTGACTCTCCCTGATGGG GCGGTGGAGGAGCGCCGGACCGTGCAGGACAGCCAGGGCCGCCAGGAGACAACGGTGACCCGACGGAGGGGTGACCAGGCCTtcatcaccaccaccaaagaGGACGGGCAGAGCAAGGACTACCGGGAGGAGGTGGTCAACATGGATGACC ggGAGCTGGCGCAGTTTGCGGGCACGTGGCCACGGCAAGACGAGCTCTACGCTCCCAACCTGAGTGACCCCTCATCCGTGCTGGGCAGCTTCTTCCGACGCTGGTTCTCGAGCTGGTAG